A single window of Sphingobium sp. SCG-1 DNA harbors:
- the era gene encoding GTPase Era, translated as MTFIENQTRCGVIAVVGAPNAGKSTLVNALVGQKVAITSPKAQTTRTRVMGVAIEGAAQLILVDTPGIFEPKRRLDRAMVQAAWGGAQGADLIALVIDGKAGLGTKLERAVEGLKERKEPKLLIINKVDIATKEKLLVHAQKLNDNVGFQEIFFVSAATGDGLPEFKSALAKMMPEGPWHFPEDQVSDATDRMLAAEITREQLYHQLHAELPYAAAVETEKYTERPDGSLEIHQQILIGRPTQRAIVLGKGGQRLKQIGSQARAELAALIGKPVHLYLHVKVKEDWENDRSVYRDIGLDWVE; from the coding sequence ATGACATTCATTGAAAATCAAACCCGCTGCGGCGTTATTGCCGTGGTCGGCGCCCCCAATGCGGGCAAGTCGACGCTGGTCAATGCGCTGGTCGGGCAGAAGGTCGCGATCACCAGCCCCAAGGCGCAGACCACCCGTACCCGAGTCATGGGAGTGGCCATTGAGGGCGCGGCGCAATTGATCCTGGTGGACACGCCCGGCATCTTCGAACCCAAGCGCCGGCTGGACCGCGCGATGGTACAGGCGGCGTGGGGCGGCGCGCAGGGCGCTGACCTCATCGCGCTGGTGATCGACGGAAAGGCGGGCCTCGGCACCAAGCTGGAGCGCGCGGTAGAAGGACTGAAGGAACGCAAGGAGCCCAAGCTCCTGATCATCAACAAGGTCGACATCGCGACCAAGGAAAAGCTCCTCGTTCATGCGCAGAAGCTGAACGACAACGTTGGTTTTCAAGAGATTTTCTTCGTCAGCGCCGCTACCGGAGATGGCCTGCCGGAGTTCAAGTCGGCCCTTGCCAAGATGATGCCGGAAGGTCCCTGGCACTTTCCCGAAGATCAGGTCTCGGATGCCACCGACCGGATGCTGGCCGCCGAAATAACCCGTGAGCAGCTCTATCATCAACTTCACGCCGAACTGCCTTACGCCGCCGCCGTGGAAACCGAGAAATATACCGAGCGGCCTGACGGCTCTCTCGAAATTCACCAACAAATCCTGATCGGCCGACCGACACAGCGCGCAATCGTGCTGGGCAAGGGTGGCCAGCGCCTCAAGCAGATCGGATCGCAGGCCCGCGCCGAACTCGCGGCGCTGATCGGCAAGCCCGTCCACCTCTACCTCCATGTGAAGGTGAAGGAAGACTGGGAAAACGATCGCAGCGTCTATCGCGACATCGGGCTGGATTGGGTGGAGTAA
- the gor gene encoding glutathione-disulfide reductase, which produces MSDYDYDLFVIGAGSGGVRAARISAAHGAKVAVAEEYRVGGTCVIRGCVPKKLLVYGAHFAEDLKDARRFGWNVPDCDFDWKTLRDNVLADVDRLNGIYQQTLDSNKVDTFHERATIAGPHEVKLASGKTVRAKYILIATGAWPMLPDFDGVEYSITSNEVFHLDEAPKRIVIGGGGYIANEFAGIFHEFGAHVTIVNRSDTILRGYDAQIRDRLLQISMSKGINFRFNAEFEKIEKNEDGTLCVRIKNGDPIACDVVLFATGRQPNTKGLGLENAGVELDKQGAIKVDEYSKSSCESIYAVGDVTNRVQLTPVAIREGHAFADTVFGGNPRTVDYACIPSAVFSHPPIGAVGMTEAEARNKLGTVKVYTSDFRAMKNVLANRNERALYKMVVDAATNRVVGLHMIGPDAPEILQAAAVAVKAGLTKQDFDDTVALHPSMAEELVLLK; this is translated from the coding sequence ATGAGCGACTATGATTATGACCTGTTCGTCATCGGCGCGGGGTCGGGGGGCGTCCGGGCTGCGCGCATTTCGGCGGCGCATGGCGCGAAGGTTGCGGTGGCGGAGGAATATCGGGTTGGCGGCACATGCGTCATCCGTGGCTGCGTTCCCAAGAAGCTGCTCGTCTATGGCGCGCATTTCGCCGAAGACTTGAAGGATGCGCGGCGTTTCGGCTGGAACGTGCCGGACTGCGATTTCGACTGGAAGACGTTGCGCGACAACGTGTTGGCCGATGTCGACCGCCTGAACGGCATTTATCAGCAGACGCTCGACAGCAATAAGGTCGACACCTTTCACGAGCGCGCGACCATAGCGGGTCCGCACGAAGTGAAGCTCGCCAGCGGCAAGACGGTGCGCGCGAAATATATCCTGATCGCGACGGGCGCTTGGCCGATGCTGCCCGACTTTGATGGCGTCGAGTATAGCATCACGTCCAACGAAGTATTCCACCTGGATGAAGCGCCGAAGCGCATCGTTATCGGCGGCGGCGGCTATATCGCGAACGAATTTGCCGGCATCTTCCATGAATTCGGCGCCCATGTGACGATCGTCAATCGCTCCGACACGATCCTGCGCGGTTACGACGCGCAGATTCGCGATCGGCTCCTCCAGATCAGCATGTCGAAGGGAATCAACTTCCGCTTCAATGCCGAGTTCGAGAAGATCGAGAAGAATGAAGACGGCACATTGTGCGTCCGCATCAAGAATGGCGATCCGATAGCCTGCGACGTGGTGCTGTTCGCGACCGGGCGTCAGCCGAATACGAAGGGGCTGGGGCTGGAGAATGCTGGCGTCGAACTCGACAAGCAGGGCGCGATCAAGGTGGACGAATACAGCAAGTCGTCGTGTGAGAGCATCTATGCGGTGGGCGACGTAACGAACCGGGTACAGTTGACGCCCGTTGCGATTCGCGAGGGCCACGCCTTTGCCGACACCGTATTTGGCGGCAACCCGCGCACGGTGGATTACGCTTGCATCCCCTCCGCAGTATTCAGCCATCCCCCCATCGGCGCGGTCGGCATGACCGAAGCGGAAGCTCGCAACAAGTTAGGGACGGTCAAGGTGTATACTTCTGACTTCCGGGCGATGAAGAATGTGTTGGCGAACCGGAACGAGCGTGCGCTTTACAAGATGGTTGTGGATGCCGCGACGAACCGGGTGGTCGGGCTGCACATGATCGGACCCGACGCGCCGGAGATATTGCAGGCAGCGGCGGTCGCGGTGAAAGCGGGTCTTACCAAGCAGGATTTCGACGACACCGTGGCACTGCATCCGAGCATGGCGGAAGAGCTTGTTCTGCTGAAGTGA
- the pgi gene encoding glucose-6-phosphate isomerase, producing the protein MPSPSWTAIHAQPVPELKTIFDNDPDRLAKHSLSVGPIRFDWSKTHLNADLLSAFQQLAVESDFAGKRDALFAGAKVNNTEGRAAEHPAERGEGNPESVAAAKALHARMRALIDAIEADALGPVRHIIHVGIGGSALGPNLIVDALGGADNRYDVAIVSNVDGTALEAALDRFDPTATILAVASKTFTTTETMLNAASTINWMVEAGIDDPYGRVIALTADPEKALEWGVDETRVLPFNENVGGRYSLWSSIGFPAALALGWDAFESLLEGAAVMDRHFRLAEPEANAPLLAAFADLYYARVIQCQTRALFAYDERLKLLPSYLQQLEMESNGKSVTSEGQPVDGPTAPITWGGVGTDAQHAVFQLLHQGTHTVPVEFIASIEPGHTLDPAHHRTLLVNCFAQGAALMRGKDNADDPARAYPGNRPSTTILLEDVTPQSLGALIAFYEHRTFANAALMGINPFDQFGVELGKQIAKSIEQDGPTGFDPSTMALIDLALG; encoded by the coding sequence ATGCCCAGCCCATCCTGGACCGCCATTCATGCGCAGCCCGTTCCTGAACTGAAGACGATTTTCGACAATGATCCGGATCGGTTGGCGAAGCACAGCCTGTCGGTCGGCCCAATCCGGTTCGACTGGAGCAAGACGCACCTGAACGCTGATCTGCTTTCGGCCTTTCAGCAACTGGCTGTCGAGAGCGACTTTGCAGGCAAGCGCGACGCGCTGTTCGCGGGTGCCAAGGTCAACAACACCGAAGGCCGCGCTGCCGAACATCCCGCCGAGCGGGGCGAGGGGAACCCGGAGAGTGTGGCTGCGGCAAAGGCGCTGCACGCGCGGATGCGTGCGCTGATCGATGCGATTGAGGCGGATGCCTTGGGGCCGGTGCGTCACATCATTCATGTTGGCATTGGCGGGTCGGCGCTGGGACCGAACCTGATCGTCGATGCTTTGGGTGGAGCGGACAATCGGTACGATGTTGCGATCGTCTCCAATGTCGACGGCACCGCGCTGGAGGCGGCGCTGGACCGGTTCGATCCGACGGCGACGATCCTTGCCGTGGCGTCCAAGACATTCACCACGACCGAGACGATGTTAAACGCCGCCAGCACGATCAACTGGATGGTAGAGGCGGGGATCGACGATCCCTACGGTCGCGTGATCGCGCTGACCGCCGATCCGGAGAAGGCGTTGGAGTGGGGTGTCGACGAAACGCGCGTACTTCCCTTCAACGAGAATGTGGGCGGGCGATATTCGCTTTGGTCCTCCATTGGATTTCCTGCGGCTCTGGCTTTAGGATGGGATGCGTTCGAGAGCCTGCTGGAAGGCGCGGCGGTCATGGATCGGCACTTCCGCCTGGCCGAGCCGGAGGCGAATGCGCCGTTGCTCGCGGCTTTTGCCGACCTCTATTATGCGCGAGTGATACAGTGCCAGACGCGTGCGCTGTTCGCTTATGACGAGCGATTGAAGCTGCTGCCATCCTATCTTCAACAACTGGAGATGGAGAGCAACGGGAAGAGCGTCACTTCCGAAGGGCAGCCGGTTGACGGCCCGACTGCCCCGATCACTTGGGGCGGCGTTGGCACCGACGCGCAGCATGCGGTGTTCCAGTTGCTGCATCAGGGCACGCATACCGTGCCAGTCGAGTTCATCGCTTCGATCGAGCCTGGGCATACGCTTGACCCGGCGCATCACCGGACGCTGCTAGTCAATTGCTTCGCGCAAGGTGCGGCATTGATGCGGGGCAAGGACAATGCGGATGATCCGGCGCGTGCCTATCCGGGTAATCGACCTTCCACGACGATCCTGCTTGAGGACGTGACGCCGCAGTCGCTGGGTGCTCTGATCGCGTTCTACGAGCACCGCACGTTCGCCAATGCCGCGCTGATGGGGATCAATCCGTTCGACCAGTTCGGCGTCGAATTGGGCAAGCAGATCGCCAAGTCGATCGAGCAGGACGGACCGACTGGCTTTGATCCCTCGACCATGGCGTTGATCGACCTTGCTTTGGGTTGA
- the rnc gene encoding ribonuclease III translates to MRADTADWLNALIERTPARPQLFMQALTHGSAAAANYERLEFLGDRVLGLVVAEWLFEHFPAEPEGKLSRRFNALVSGETCAEVARDVGVPKHMVLGKQARDDGATDSDNVLGDVMEAIIGALFLDAGMEAAKALVRRLWAERVDTQSSAPKHPKSALQEWAAANRRRPPEYVMTGKSGPHHNLRFAVTVSINGVGEASAEGASKQEAETAAAKAMLAQLS, encoded by the coding sequence ATGCGTGCCGATACGGCGGACTGGCTTAACGCGCTGATCGAGCGCACGCCTGCCCGCCCCCAACTCTTCATGCAGGCGCTGACGCATGGCAGCGCCGCAGCGGCCAATTACGAGCGGCTTGAATTTCTGGGCGACCGGGTGCTGGGGCTGGTCGTGGCCGAATGGCTGTTCGAGCATTTTCCCGCGGAACCGGAGGGCAAACTCTCCCGCCGTTTCAATGCCCTCGTTTCGGGCGAAACCTGCGCCGAGGTGGCTCGCGACGTCGGCGTCCCAAAGCACATGGTGCTGGGCAAACAGGCTCGCGACGATGGGGCAACCGACAGCGACAATGTGCTGGGCGACGTCATGGAAGCGATCATCGGCGCATTGTTCCTCGACGCCGGGATGGAAGCGGCAAAGGCACTGGTCCGGCGTTTGTGGGCAGAACGCGTGGACACGCAATCCTCAGCCCCCAAGCATCCCAAGTCCGCGCTTCAGGAATGGGCAGCCGCCAATCGCCGCCGCCCGCCCGAATATGTGATGACCGGCAAATCCGGGCCACACCACAATCTGCGCTTTGCCGTCACCGTCTCTATCAACGGCGTGGGCGAAGCGTCGGCAGAGGGCGCGTCGAAGCAGGAGGCGGAAACCGCTGCGGCAAAGGCGATGCTGGCGCAGCTTAGTTAG
- a CDS encoding enoyl-CoA hydratase-related protein: MTYETILTSVVDGVGVLSLNRPERLNALTPQMFHEIVDALEAFPGQGARAVLLKAEGKGFCSGTDLQAEGGLPEDIGEILERDYNPCMERFRASSLPMVAQVHGACAGIGASLALACDFVVAGKSSYFLQAFVNIGLVPDGGATWMLPRLVGRARATQMMMLGERLGAEKAEDWGLIYKAVDDSGLADEALALAKRLAAMPTVALGLIRKGIAVAQESSFSQGLALERAHQRDAGRSADFKEGVQAFLAKRPAKFEGR; the protein is encoded by the coding sequence ATGACCTATGAAACCATTCTCACTTCCGTCGTCGATGGCGTCGGCGTTCTTTCCCTGAACCGGCCTGAGCGGCTGAATGCGCTCACGCCGCAGATGTTTCATGAGATTGTGGATGCGCTGGAGGCATTTCCGGGTCAGGGGGCGCGGGCGGTGCTGCTGAAGGCCGAAGGCAAAGGTTTTTGCAGCGGAACCGACCTCCAGGCCGAGGGCGGATTGCCCGAGGACATCGGCGAAATATTGGAGCGGGACTATAACCCCTGCATGGAGCGCTTTCGCGCTTCGTCGCTGCCAATGGTCGCGCAGGTGCATGGGGCCTGTGCGGGAATAGGCGCATCGCTGGCGCTGGCATGTGATTTCGTGGTGGCGGGGAAGTCGTCCTACTTCCTCCAGGCCTTCGTCAACATCGGGTTGGTGCCGGATGGCGGCGCTACGTGGATGTTGCCTCGGCTGGTGGGACGCGCACGGGCGACGCAGATGATGATGCTGGGCGAACGCCTTGGTGCTGAGAAGGCCGAGGATTGGGGGCTGATCTACAAAGCTGTAGATGACTCAGGGTTAGCGGACGAGGCGCTGGCGCTGGCGAAGCGGCTGGCGGCGATGCCCACGGTGGCGCTTGGGCTGATCCGCAAGGGGATTGCCGTAGCACAGGAATCGAGTTTCTCGCAGGGGCTGGCGCTGGAACGCGCGCACCAGCGGGACGCGGGGCGCAGTGCGGATTTCAAGGAAGGCGTGCAGGCCTTCCTCGCAAAGCGTCCCGCCAAATTTGAGGGCAGGTAA
- a CDS encoding short-chain fatty acyl-CoA regulator family protein: protein MARGARIFAGQKLRQLRLDQRMDQAAMAAVLGISVSYLSQLENDDRPLTAKVKAALAGAFPLDWAAFDAREEEQLLGAFTFALAHPDVASGPLEAERIEKLHLQFPEFAARFVDLHRAYARANERLNMMEEAIANDMAAQARMPWEAVRDWFHEAGNYVHSLDCMAEDLWAALSDGERLTEANLVAALRDRHGIETRILEARDSALRVFDVDTRQLFINAALPPESRKFMLAHQLVSAEGASLIAEVTAGAALSAPGSDRLLTIGLSNYAAGALLMPYARFRETAREVRHDIDRLARRFGVSFEQACHRLSTLQRPGMRGIPFFFCRVDMAGNITKRHSATRLQFARFGGACPLWIVHEAVAIPDRILVQLGETPDGVRYVSMAKGLVKPSGSYARAPRRYAVVLGCEIEHAGNFVYADGLQLTDEAAATPIGVTCRLCPRQSCDQRAFPPADRPIRVDPNNRQVVPYTIE from the coding sequence ATGGCACGGGGCGCACGGATATTTGCGGGGCAGAAGCTGCGGCAATTGCGGCTGGATCAGCGCATGGATCAGGCAGCAATGGCGGCGGTCCTCGGCATTTCGGTTTCTTATCTCAGCCAGTTGGAGAATGACGACCGCCCGCTGACCGCCAAGGTCAAGGCAGCATTGGCAGGCGCCTTCCCTCTCGATTGGGCTGCGTTCGACGCGCGGGAAGAGGAACAACTTCTCGGCGCTTTCACTTTCGCTCTTGCGCATCCTGATGTCGCGAGCGGTCCGCTGGAAGCGGAGCGGATCGAGAAGCTACATCTGCAATTCCCCGAATTCGCTGCTCGCTTCGTGGACCTGCATCGCGCCTACGCCCGCGCCAATGAACGCCTGAACATGATGGAAGAAGCCATTGCGAACGACATGGCGGCGCAGGCGCGAATGCCCTGGGAAGCCGTTCGCGACTGGTTCCATGAGGCAGGCAATTACGTCCACAGCCTTGACTGCATGGCCGAAGATCTGTGGGCAGCGCTATCGGATGGAGAGCGCCTGACCGAGGCTAATTTGGTTGCGGCGCTTCGTGATCGCCACGGCATAGAAACCCGCATTCTGGAGGCGAGAGACAGCGCCCTTCGCGTTTTTGACGTCGACACCAGACAGTTGTTCATCAACGCTGCCCTGCCGCCGGAAAGCCGCAAGTTCATGCTGGCGCATCAACTCGTATCGGCGGAGGGCGCCTCGTTGATCGCAGAGGTGACCGCCGGGGCGGCCCTGTCCGCGCCGGGGTCGGACCGCCTGCTGACAATCGGTCTTAGCAACTACGCCGCTGGCGCGCTGCTGATGCCCTATGCCCGCTTTCGGGAAACCGCGCGCGAAGTCCGGCATGATATCGACAGGCTCGCCCGCCGATTCGGCGTGAGTTTCGAGCAGGCATGCCATCGGCTATCAACGTTGCAACGTCCCGGTATGCGCGGCATCCCCTTCTTCTTCTGCCGCGTCGACATGGCCGGCAACATCACCAAACGCCACAGCGCCACTCGCCTGCAATTTGCGCGTTTCGGCGGAGCCTGCCCGCTCTGGATTGTCCACGAGGCCGTCGCAATCCCCGACCGCATCCTCGTCCAACTCGGCGAAACCCCGGACGGTGTCCGATACGTTTCGATGGCGAAAGGACTTGTGAAGCCATCAGGCAGCTATGCCCGCGCGCCTCGCCGCTATGCCGTTGTTCTTGGCTGCGAAATCGAACATGCGGGCAACTTCGTCTACGCTGATGGACTACAGCTTACCGACGAAGCCGCCGCCACGCCGATCGGTGTCACCTGTCGCCTGTGCCCCCGCCAGAGCTGCGACCAGCGCGCGTTCCCGCCCGCTGACCGGCCCATCCGCGTCGATCCCAACAACCGGCAGGTCGTGCCCTACACTATCGAGTAG
- the lepB gene encoding signal peptidase I, whose translation MSDKSETRDFLWFLLKLTVFVVVLRSFIMSPFNIPSESMQPRLLIGDYLLVAKWPYGYSRYSLPFSVPLIPGRIFASQPQRGDVVVFKAPPDQRNDYIKRVIGVPGDLISVQNGTVILNGQAIPKVKVADLVIPASANMVAAAEKDGNPSPCYRLQFEEQAKDGSRNCRYPQYRETLPNGKSYNVLDLDPDGPADDRDTVVVPEGRLFLMGDNRDRSADSRFPAEPGGGIGLVPQENLVGRALVSVFSTDGSAQWLLPWTWFTAARWDRIGESF comes from the coding sequence ATGAGCGACAAATCGGAAACGCGGGACTTTCTGTGGTTCCTGCTGAAGCTCACGGTCTTCGTGGTGGTGCTGCGCAGCTTCATCATGTCGCCCTTCAACATCCCCTCCGAATCGATGCAGCCCCGGCTTTTGATTGGCGACTATCTGCTAGTGGCGAAATGGCCCTATGGCTATTCGCGCTACAGCCTGCCGTTCAGCGTGCCGCTGATCCCCGGCCGTATCTTCGCGTCGCAGCCACAGCGCGGCGATGTCGTCGTGTTCAAGGCGCCGCCGGACCAGCGCAATGATTACATCAAGCGCGTGATTGGTGTTCCTGGCGACCTCATCTCGGTTCAGAACGGCACTGTTATCCTGAACGGTCAGGCCATTCCCAAGGTGAAGGTCGCAGATCTCGTGATCCCGGCGTCGGCGAACATGGTCGCTGCGGCGGAGAAGGACGGCAACCCCTCGCCCTGCTATCGCCTGCAGTTCGAGGAGCAGGCAAAGGACGGATCGCGCAATTGCCGCTATCCGCAATATCGCGAGACGCTACCCAATGGCAAAAGCTATAATGTGCTGGACCTTGACCCGGACGGCCCCGCTGACGATCGTGACACGGTCGTCGTGCCGGAAGGACGCCTATTCCTGATGGGCGACAACCGTGACCGGAGCGCCGACAGCCGCTTCCCGGCTGAACCCGGCGGCGGCATTGGCCTCGTGCCGCAGGAAAATCTTGTCGGGCGGGCCCTGGTCTCGGTATTCTCGACCGATGGCAGCGCGCAATGGCTGCTGCCCTGGACGTGGTTCACCGCCGCGCGGTGGGACCGGATCGGCGAAAGCTTCTGA
- the mce gene encoding methylmalonyl-CoA epimerase codes for MKLGRLNHIGVATPSIEKSITYYRDVMGATHIHEPFDLPAQGVKVCFVDTPGENGTEGTQIELIEPLGEASPIHSFIAKNPAGGQHHMCYEVPDIHEAKVWFEGRGAKVLGEPRIGAHGTPIFFVHPKDMNGVLTEIMETPKGEAH; via the coding sequence ATGAAACTCGGACGTCTGAATCATATCGGCGTTGCCACCCCGTCGATTGAGAAATCCATCACCTATTATCGCGATGTGATGGGTGCGACGCATATCCACGAACCTTTCGATCTGCCCGCGCAGGGCGTGAAGGTGTGTTTTGTCGATACGCCGGGGGAAAATGGCACCGAAGGGACGCAGATCGAACTGATAGAGCCGCTAGGGGAGGCGTCACCGATCCACAGCTTCATTGCCAAGAACCCGGCGGGTGGGCAGCATCATATGTGCTATGAAGTGCCGGACATCCATGAGGCGAAAGTGTGGTTCGAAGGCCGGGGCGCGAAGGTGCTCGGTGAACCACGCATAGGCGCGCATGGCACACCGATCTTCTTCGTCCATCCCAAGGATATGAACGGGGTGCTGACGGAGATCATGGAAACACCAAAGGGTGAGGCGCATTGA
- a CDS encoding acyl-CoA carboxylase subunit beta → MSKLAVVEKLETMREAARMGGGEKRIAAQHAKGRLTARERLDVLLDECSFEELDMYVEHNCTDFGMEATKIPGDGVVTGSGTINGRLVFVFSQDFTVFGGSLSERHAQKICKIMDMALKVGAPVIGLNDSGGARIQEGVASLGGYAEVFQRNVLASGVVPQISLIMGPCAGGAVYSPAMTDFIFMVKDSSYMFVTGPDVVKTVTNEIVTQEELGGAVTHTTKSGVADVAFENDIEALLSTRDFIDFLPASNRESAPERPTADEWDRVEESLDTLIPANANQPYDMHELIRKVLDEGDFFEVQPAHAGNILCGFGRVEGRTVGIVANQPMVLAGCLDIGASKKAGRFVRFCDAFDIPIITFVDVPGFLPGVGQEHNGIIKHGAKLLFAYAEATVPKITIITRKAYGGAYDVMASKHLRGDLNYAWPTAEIAVMGAKGAVEIIFRGKTPEEIAERTKEYEDRFANPFVAASKGFIDEVIQPHSTRKRIALGLRKLRNKALENPWKKHDNIPL, encoded by the coding sequence ATGTCGAAGCTGGCCGTAGTAGAGAAGCTGGAAACCATGCGCGAGGCGGCTCGAATGGGCGGCGGCGAGAAACGGATCGCCGCGCAACACGCGAAGGGCCGGTTGACCGCGCGCGAGCGGCTTGACGTGTTGCTCGACGAATGCAGTTTCGAAGAACTCGACATGTATGTCGAACACAACTGCACTGACTTCGGCATGGAAGCGACGAAGATCCCCGGCGACGGCGTGGTCACGGGATCGGGTACGATCAACGGTCGGCTGGTGTTCGTGTTCAGCCAGGATTTCACTGTGTTCGGCGGATCGCTATCCGAACGACACGCGCAGAAGATCTGCAAGATCATGGATATGGCGCTAAAGGTCGGCGCGCCGGTTATCGGCCTTAACGACAGCGGCGGCGCGCGTATTCAGGAGGGCGTCGCCTCGCTCGGCGGTTATGCCGAAGTGTTCCAGCGCAATGTGCTGGCATCCGGCGTCGTGCCGCAGATCAGCCTCATCATGGGGCCGTGCGCGGGCGGCGCGGTATATTCGCCTGCGATGACCGACTTCATCTTCATGGTGAAGGACAGCAGCTACATGTTCGTCACTGGCCCTGACGTGGTGAAGACGGTGACGAACGAGATCGTCACACAAGAGGAACTCGGCGGGGCCGTGACGCACACGACGAAGTCCGGTGTGGCGGACGTGGCGTTCGAGAATGACATTGAGGCGCTGCTTTCGACGCGTGACTTCATCGATTTCCTGCCCGCATCGAACCGTGAATCCGCGCCTGAGCGTCCGACGGCTGACGAGTGGGACCGGGTCGAGGAGAGCCTGGACACGCTGATCCCGGCCAATGCCAATCAACCCTACGACATGCACGAACTTATCCGGAAGGTTCTGGACGAAGGCGACTTCTTTGAAGTGCAGCCTGCCCATGCTGGGAACATTCTGTGCGGATTTGGCCGGGTCGAAGGGCGGACCGTGGGGATCGTGGCCAATCAGCCGATGGTGCTGGCGGGCTGCCTCGATATTGGCGCGTCCAAGAAGGCGGGGCGTTTCGTGCGGTTCTGCGACGCGTTTGACATTCCGATCATCACCTTCGTCGATGTGCCGGGCTTCCTGCCTGGCGTGGGGCAAGAGCATAACGGTATCATCAAGCATGGCGCGAAGCTGCTGTTCGCCTATGCGGAGGCGACCGTGCCGAAGATCACCATCATTACGCGCAAGGCCTATGGCGGCGCGTATGATGTTATGGCGTCCAAGCATCTGCGCGGCGACTTGAACTATGCGTGGCCGACGGCGGAAATCGCCGTGATGGGCGCGAAGGGCGCGGTGGAGATCATCTTCCGCGGCAAGACGCCGGAAGAGATTGCCGAGCGCACCAAGGAATATGAGGATCGCTTCGCCAATCCGTTCGTGGCGGCGTCAAAGGGTTTCATCGACGAAGTGATCCAGCCCCATTCCACACGCAAGCGGATCGCGTTGGGCCTGCGGAAACTGCGCAACAAGGCGCTGGAGAATCCGTGGAAGAAGCACGACAATATTCCGCTGTGA